From a single Paenibacillus sp. FSL R5-0345 genomic region:
- a CDS encoding class I SAM-dependent methyltransferase, translated as MKQNKYDDTNFFSAYKQMPRSIGGLEAAGEWHVLKSLLPDLHNKSVLDLGCGFGWHCLYAREQQASSVIGVDISEKMLQEAREKTNDPAISYIQMPIEDIDFASEQFDVVISSLAFHYIESFEAICRKVHTYLKPGGSFIFSVEHPIFTSRNEQDWYVDDQGKRLHWPVDHYQTEGLRETTFLTENVIKYHRTISTYFNDLIEAGFAIKAVREPKPSEEMKNDPWMKDEDRRPMFLIISAEKQ; from the coding sequence ATGAAACAAAACAAATATGACGATACGAATTTCTTCTCAGCGTATAAGCAAATGCCACGTTCCATTGGGGGACTTGAAGCCGCAGGAGAATGGCATGTACTAAAGTCACTCCTCCCAGATTTACATAATAAAAGTGTTCTTGATTTAGGCTGCGGATTTGGCTGGCACTGTTTGTATGCACGTGAGCAGCAGGCAAGTTCAGTCATTGGCGTAGATATCTCTGAAAAAATGCTTCAAGAAGCGCGTGAAAAAACAAACGACCCAGCAATCTCTTATATCCAGATGCCGATTGAGGATATTGATTTTGCGAGCGAACAATTTGATGTGGTCATTAGTTCACTGGCCTTTCATTATATCGAGTCCTTTGAAGCTATTTGCCGAAAGGTACATACTTACCTAAAGCCAGGCGGCAGTTTTATATTTTCAGTGGAACATCCCATCTTTACTTCTCGAAATGAACAAGACTGGTATGTGGATGACCAAGGAAAACGTCTACATTGGCCTGTCGATCATTATCAGACTGAGGGATTGCGTGAGACCACTTTCTTAACAGAAAATGTGATTAAGTATCACCGCACCATCTCAACCTATTTCAATGACTTGATTGAAGCCGGGTTTGCTATCAAAGCAGTTAGAGAGCCTAAGCCTTCAGAAGAAATGAAAAACGATCCGTGGATGAAGGACGAGGATCGAAGACCAATGTTCCTAATTATTTCAGCTGAAAAACAATAA
- a CDS encoding AraC family transcriptional regulator — protein sequence MTQSTTCHVLSAGFSFHRKPFHMSHSHGNQNYLIRLQTEGRSRAMIDGVMTPVESGDIMLFAPNDPYYLIIDKEEYPVGKPRIESGDYHIFCEGTWIAEWWERAQRPSLLSVPLSENFLGLFRQLILEHRRLSDFSPAISACYLQILCMEIDRLITDQPAISPKGYLAYRMKQYVEEHATLPFLLEDVAAHVDISVSRAVHLFKEAFGTSIIKYVNDVRLEMARERITFSPMPLEQVAETCGFANYTYFHRVFRSRFGMSPRQYRVHSRAQV from the coding sequence ATGACTCAATCAACTACCTGTCACGTATTATCCGCCGGATTTTCTTTTCACCGCAAACCTTTTCATATGTCTCACAGTCATGGAAATCAGAACTATTTAATTCGTCTGCAAACAGAGGGTCGAAGCAGAGCAATGATCGACGGTGTGATGACTCCAGTGGAGAGCGGCGATATCATGCTCTTCGCTCCTAATGATCCTTATTATTTAATCATTGATAAGGAAGAGTATCCTGTAGGTAAGCCGCGGATTGAAAGCGGAGATTATCATATTTTTTGTGAAGGAACATGGATTGCTGAATGGTGGGAACGTGCTCAGAGACCCTCACTCTTAAGTGTGCCTTTAAGTGAGAATTTTCTCGGCTTGTTTCGCCAGCTGATTCTTGAGCATAGACGTCTTTCGGATTTCTCACCAGCGATATCTGCCTGTTATTTACAAATCCTATGTATGGAAATCGACCGCCTCATTACAGATCAGCCAGCCATTTCACCAAAAGGTTACCTAGCTTACCGCATGAAGCAATATGTAGAGGAACATGCAACCTTGCCTTTTCTCTTAGAGGATGTTGCAGCGCATGTAGATATATCTGTCTCCCGTGCCGTTCATTTGTTTAAGGAAGCCTTCGGTACCAGCATTATTAAATATGTAAATGATGTCCGGTTAGAGATGGCAAGAGAACGAATAACCTTCAGTCCAATGCCGCTGGAGCAAGTAGCAGAAACCTGTGGTTTTGCAAATTACACTTATTTTCACCGCGTATTCCGAAGTCGATTCGGCATGTCTCCTAGACAGTACCGTGTACACAGCAGAGCACAAGTATGA